One Phycisphaerales bacterium DNA window includes the following coding sequences:
- a CDS encoding Rrf2 family transcriptional regulator produces MRLADRSDFALRVLMFLAASGRQATVVEMAERFSVSYHHLVKVVQSLGELGVVRTTRGRGGGVALTADPASVRVGDVIRFLEPDMALAECLREHGACPLHGPCRLERLLEDASGAFLEVLNTKTIADLAEPRLTLLKALGKDPDRSTGR; encoded by the coding sequence ATGCGTCTGGCCGATCGAAGCGATTTCGCCCTGAGAGTGCTGATGTTTCTGGCGGCTTCGGGACGCCAGGCCACGGTGGTGGAGATGGCGGAGCGGTTCTCGGTCTCTTACCACCACCTCGTCAAGGTGGTCCAGAGCCTCGGCGAACTCGGCGTTGTGCGCACCACCCGAGGGCGAGGCGGGGGTGTGGCCCTCACGGCCGATCCCGCATCGGTGCGCGTCGGAGATGTGATTCGCTTCCTCGAACCGGACATGGCTCTCGCCGAATGTCTCCGGGAGCACGGGGCGTGTCCTCTGCACGGACCGTGCCGGCTCGAGCGACTTCTCGAAGATGCGAGCGGAGCCTTCCTCGAAGTCTTGAACACAAAAACGATCGCTGACCTCGCCGAGCCCCGGCTCACATTGCTCAAGGCCCTTGGCAAGGACCCGGACAGATCGACCGGGCGGTGA
- a CDS encoding carboxymuconolactone decarboxylase family protein encodes MLFPVHPDIARQRRETAPAQYKAFQEFSRQVFADGVLDAKTKQLIALAVAHVTQCPYCIEGHAKLAARAGVTPEEMMEAIWVAAEMRAGAVYAHSAIALEAIAATPKAKDGAP; translated from the coding sequence ATGCTTTTTCCGGTCCACCCTGATATCGCCCGCCAGCGGCGCGAGACGGCGCCCGCGCAGTACAAAGCGTTCCAGGAATTCTCCAGGCAGGTGTTTGCGGATGGGGTGCTGGACGCCAAGACAAAGCAGTTGATCGCGCTGGCGGTCGCGCATGTGACGCAGTGTCCATACTGCATCGAGGGGCACGCGAAACTGGCGGCCCGCGCCGGGGTGACGCCTGAGGAAATGATGGAAGCCATCTGGGTTGCGGCCGAGATGCGCGCCGGTGCCGTCTACGCCCACTCGGCCATCGCGCTTGAGGCGATCGCTGCGACCCCAAAGGCAAAGGATGGTGCGCCGTGA
- a CDS encoding group III truncated hemoglobin: protein MSAMAGQSEPTNASADPLASFEVSRATWPVEAVDLDVIRTVVDSFYESIRSDLILGPIFRDHISNWPAHLAIMYRFWSTIVNFTGQYSGNPLLVHARLPHLAEAHFVRWLELWSETVEKFVATSDQSRFVHPAVRVARRMMAVCLPSAG from the coding sequence GTGAGTGCGATGGCCGGTCAATCAGAACCGACCAACGCCAGCGCTGATCCCCTGGCCTCGTTTGAAGTCAGTCGCGCCACGTGGCCTGTTGAAGCGGTCGACCTCGACGTCATTCGGACCGTCGTCGACTCTTTCTACGAGTCGATTCGCAGCGATTTGATTCTGGGTCCGATTTTTCGTGATCACATTTCGAACTGGCCCGCCCATCTCGCAATCATGTACCGGTTCTGGTCCACGATCGTCAACTTCACCGGCCAGTACTCCGGCAATCCGCTTTTGGTGCACGCCCGCCTTCCCCATCTGGCGGAGGCTCACTTTGTCCGCTGGCTTGAACTGTGGTCGGAGACGGTCGAGAAGTTCGTGGCGACTTCCGATCAATCGAGGTTTGTGCATCCGGCCGTTCGCGTGGCCCGGCGGATGATGGCGGTTTGCCTGCCCTCGGCGGGCTGA
- a CDS encoding DoxX family membrane protein, with protein sequence MTNTNSLSSIYVPLRLTYGLVPIVAGLDKFTNLLTDWSKYLPHFVANVLPFDASTFMLIVGVIEIVAGLVVLTKLTRLGAFVVMAWLVLIAIAVASSGFLDIAVRDLVMALGAYTLGAVAGIRGEPWVPGMAAPQKGHAHAPAH encoded by the coding sequence ATGACCAATACAAACAGTCTTTCGTCGATCTACGTTCCGCTTCGCCTGACCTACGGCCTGGTGCCCATTGTGGCGGGGCTGGATAAGTTCACCAACCTGCTGACCGACTGGTCAAAGTACCTGCCGCACTTTGTCGCGAATGTGTTGCCATTTGATGCATCGACGTTCATGCTGATCGTCGGAGTGATCGAAATCGTTGCGGGACTGGTCGTCCTTACCAAACTGACCCGATTGGGCGCGTTTGTGGTAATGGCGTGGCTGGTGCTGATTGCCATTGCGGTCGCCAGTTCGGGCTTCCTGGACATCGCCGTTCGCGACCTGGTGATGGCGCTTGGAGCGTACACCCTTGGCGCGGTCGCTGGGATTCGCGGCGAGCCCTGGGTGCCGGGAATGGCCGCGCCTCAGAAAGGCCATGCGCATGCTCCCGCACACTGA
- a CDS encoding RNA polymerase sigma factor, with translation MLPHTELRPDTRFNESPTSARPDRLKWALTDEEVVGRVLAGDLPSFEIIVRRYNQRLFRIARSMTGEDSEAEDVVQETYVRAFEHLSQFEGRAKFSTWLTRIGIYEASSRRRRRRRMRPTDMQGLNGSDEPQSEQSDDAGRRSSMRELRDVLVEAVESLPDDLRTVFVLRAVEGVGTAEAADCLDLTESNVKVRLHRARAMLRNWIDARIGKDVRRLYQFDGERCDRIVTTVLNRLSP, from the coding sequence ATGCTCCCGCACACTGAGTTGCGCCCTGACACGCGATTCAATGAGTCGCCCACTTCAGCCCGACCTGATCGCCTGAAGTGGGCTCTCACGGACGAGGAAGTCGTCGGCCGAGTTCTGGCGGGTGATCTTCCCTCGTTCGAGATCATTGTGCGGCGGTACAACCAGCGCCTCTTTCGAATTGCGCGAAGCATGACCGGGGAGGACAGCGAGGCGGAGGATGTCGTCCAGGAAACATACGTTCGGGCTTTCGAGCATCTCTCACAGTTTGAGGGACGGGCGAAGTTCTCAACATGGCTGACGCGAATTGGCATCTACGAAGCATCGTCGCGCCGGCGCCGGCGCCGGCGGATGCGGCCGACGGATATGCAAGGATTGAACGGCTCGGACGAGCCGCAGAGCGAACAGAGCGATGACGCGGGGCGGAGGTCGAGTATGCGTGAGTTGCGCGACGTTCTTGTGGAGGCAGTGGAGTCGCTGCCGGACGACCTTCGAACCGTGTTCGTGCTTCGCGCAGTCGAAGGCGTGGGCACGGCCGAGGCGGCGGACTGTCTCGACCTGACGGAATCGAACGTCAAGGTGCGTCTTCACCGCGCGCGCGCCATGCTGCGGAACTGGATCGACGCCCGAATCGGGAAAGATGTTCGCCGCCTCTATCAATTCGACGGCGAGCGCTGTGATCGAATCGTCACGACAGTGCTCAATCGACTCTCGCCGTGA
- a CDS encoding AraC family ligand binding domain-containing protein: MSEQDPKQVVRESKYRFTAPQHHIDLNARAKELRKDAEAGEAGHQQQTIYKHGNTTVALFLFGHLTHLPPHQANGVVLIQVLKGRLQVTAEEQVHDLSAGTLLALAPGIEHNVVAYERSEMLLTVQLGT; the protein is encoded by the coding sequence ATGAGTGAGCAAGATCCCAAGCAGGTCGTCAGGGAATCCAAATACCGATTCACGGCGCCGCAGCATCACATCGACCTGAACGCCAGGGCGAAGGAACTTCGTAAGGACGCCGAGGCCGGCGAGGCGGGCCACCAACAGCAGACGATCTACAAGCACGGCAACACAACGGTCGCACTGTTCCTCTTCGGTCACCTCACCCACCTGCCCCCTCATCAGGCCAATGGCGTGGTCCTCATCCAGGTACTCAAGGGCCGTCTCCAGGTCACTGCGGAAGAGCAGGTGCATGACCTCTCGGCCGGCACGCTGCTCGCGCTGGCGCCGGGCATCGAGCACAACGTGGTGGCGTACGAGCGGAGCGAAATGCTGCTGACTGTACAGTTGGGGACCTGA
- a CDS encoding 4Fe-4S dicluster domain-containing protein: MDDQADAQVVVLRIRRQDHPDASPRWEDFTVPRVSGGNIISCLQYIAAHPVTTDGTPTTPVVYDCGCLEEVCGACTMLVNGKARQACAALVNRLEPTYTRQRSARDHPAYNPVDYDEHPPMRKRHAPQMEKPITLEPLTKFPVVRDLFVDRKRLFDDLTRTKSWVPIDGTYNPGPGPAMSRELQEERYALSRCMSCACCLEACPQYSATNQFVGAAIFSQVKLFNTHPTGEVLKDERLNLMMKKGGIDDCGRAGNCVVVCPKDLPNLKSIATIGRQTTLAAIKAYFGG; this comes from the coding sequence ATGGACGATCAGGCCGATGCACAAGTTGTGGTATTGCGAATTCGCCGTCAAGATCACCCCGATGCTTCCCCGCGCTGGGAGGACTTCACCGTGCCGCGCGTGTCGGGCGGGAACATCATCTCGTGCCTGCAGTACATCGCGGCGCATCCCGTCACAACCGATGGCACACCGACCACGCCCGTCGTCTACGACTGCGGCTGCCTCGAAGAAGTGTGCGGCGCCTGCACCATGCTCGTGAACGGCAAGGCACGGCAAGCCTGTGCCGCACTGGTGAATCGGCTGGAGCCAACCTACACCCGTCAACGGTCCGCGCGCGATCATCCGGCCTACAACCCGGTTGATTATGACGAGCACCCACCGATGCGCAAACGTCACGCGCCGCAGATGGAGAAACCGATCACGCTCGAGCCGTTGACGAAGTTCCCCGTGGTGCGCGACTTGTTTGTCGATCGCAAGCGGTTGTTTGACGACCTGACGCGTACGAAGTCCTGGGTCCCCATTGACGGCACCTACAACCCGGGCCCCGGTCCGGCGATGTCGCGTGAACTTCAGGAAGAGCGCTACGCGCTTTCACGCTGCATGAGTTGTGCGTGCTGCCTGGAGGCGTGTCCGCAATACTCCGCGACCAACCAGTTCGTAGGGGCCGCGATCTTCAGTCAGGTGAAACTGTTCAATACTCATCCCACTGGCGAAGTGCTCAAGGATGAGCGGCTGAACCTGATGATGAAAAAAGGCGGCATCGACGATTGCGGCAGGGCGGGCAACTGCGTGGTGGTCTGTCCAAAGGATCTGCCCAATCTCAAATCGATCGCCACGATTGGTCGGCAGACGACACTGGCGGCCATCAAGGCGTACTTCGGCGGATGA
- a CDS encoding DUF488 family protein, whose product MHIEIKRIYDDPSPEDGTRVLVDRLWPRGISKQRAAIDLWAKDLAPSTELRRSFGHEMSRFDAFARDYRKELRANATAVDAFLTRIDRRRRLTLLYGARDPKLNHAIVLRSVLKDWSQAQSRKRP is encoded by the coding sequence ATGCACATCGAGATCAAACGCATCTACGACGACCCGTCGCCTGAGGATGGCACGCGCGTACTCGTCGACCGACTCTGGCCCCGCGGGATCTCCAAACAGCGAGCTGCCATCGACCTCTGGGCTAAGGACCTGGCGCCGAGCACCGAACTGCGCCGGTCCTTCGGGCACGAGATGAGCCGGTTTGACGCCTTCGCGCGCGACTATCGAAAGGAACTCCGCGCAAATGCAACTGCGGTGGACGCTTTTCTAACGCGCATTGACCGCCGCCGTCGCCTCACGCTGCTCTACGGGGCGAGAGATCCAAAGTTGAACCACGCGATTGTGCTCAGGTCAGTGTTGAAGGATTGGTCGCAGGCACAGAGTCGCAAGCGCCCCTGA
- a CDS encoding hemerythrin domain-containing protein has translation MSNSEHPPLTREQVLAPFSRDHYTGLVQSSRLRKAPPDGAEACAKLATDFIDAWDREIADHFDDEERLLLELMNDPDRQRLLNEHGQVRDLAARIRAERDRGRSESVTLRAMGDLLESHIRWEERDLFNRLQQALTDEQRRALEAQTAVIDPARGRKPRHTRD, from the coding sequence GTGAGCAACTCCGAACACCCCCCACTGACACGCGAGCAGGTGCTCGCGCCCTTCAGCCGCGATCACTACACCGGGCTCGTGCAATCCAGCCGTTTACGCAAGGCCCCTCCCGACGGCGCAGAAGCATGCGCCAAACTCGCGACTGACTTCATCGACGCCTGGGATCGCGAGATCGCCGACCACTTTGACGACGAAGAGCGGCTGCTGCTTGAACTCATGAACGATCCGGATCGGCAGAGGCTATTGAACGAACACGGTCAAGTACGCGACCTGGCGGCGCGGATTCGCGCTGAACGCGATCGGGGACGTTCCGAATCCGTCACGCTGCGCGCGATGGGCGATCTGCTTGAATCGCACATCCGCTGGGAGGAGCGCGACTTGTTCAATCGACTCCAGCAGGCGCTGACAGACGAGCAACGACGCGCTTTGGAAGCCCAGACGGCCGTGATCGATCCGGCACGCGGGCGAAAGCCGCGACACACGCGAGACTGA
- a CDS encoding Rrf2 family transcriptional regulator, producing MKLLSDAGEYALRATVWLGQHSGEMLKVRQIAEGTRAAPGYLIKVLQALAKAGILSAQRGSLGGFTLQRDPESLPVLDVINAVDPIERILSCPLGIESHGTHLCPMHRRIDEAMSQIERSFASVTIAQLINEPSRSRPLCPALCAEPTVSATRKGD from the coding sequence GTGAAACTTCTATCCGACGCCGGAGAATACGCCCTTCGGGCCACGGTCTGGCTCGGCCAGCATTCCGGCGAAATGCTGAAGGTGCGGCAGATCGCCGAGGGAACGCGGGCGGCTCCGGGCTACCTGATTAAGGTCTTACAGGCGCTGGCCAAGGCCGGCATCCTCTCGGCCCAGAGGGGATCCCTCGGCGGCTTCACCCTCCAGCGCGATCCGGAGAGCCTCCCTGTCCTGGATGTCATCAATGCTGTCGACCCGATCGAACGCATCCTCTCGTGCCCTCTGGGGATCGAGTCACACGGCACCCACTTGTGTCCGATGCATCGACGCATCGATGAAGCAATGTCTCAGATCGAACGGAGTTTCGCATCCGTTACCATTGCGCAACTGATCAACGAACCCTCGCGCTCCCGGCCACTGTGCCCGGCGCTGTGCGCTGAACCAACCGTGTCGGCCACTCGCAAAGGAGATTGA
- the ric gene encoding iron-sulfur cluster repair di-iron protein has product MTTHIDPATTVGQLVAQRPGRSRFFESIGIDYCCGGKIPLEQAVKGRGLEIEAVTAMLEAADAKAQGHDAVLIDANAMGLAELADHIVQTHHAYLRAELPRLDQITEKVYRVHGEHEPRLAEVRGAFRALRDELTEHMIKEERILFPMIREMAQADGPQPFHCGSIANPINQMEAEHEHVGDALATMRRATDDYQPPEWACNTYRAMLDGLAHLERDMHQHVHKENNVLFPKAIQLEAELQQKAAV; this is encoded by the coding sequence ATGACCACCCATATCGATCCCGCCACCACTGTCGGTCAACTGGTTGCCCAGCGTCCCGGCCGATCCCGGTTCTTCGAGAGCATTGGGATTGATTACTGCTGCGGCGGCAAGATCCCGCTTGAACAGGCCGTCAAAGGTCGTGGGCTCGAGATTGAGGCCGTGACGGCCATGCTGGAGGCCGCCGATGCCAAAGCCCAGGGCCACGACGCCGTGCTCATCGATGCCAACGCGATGGGGCTGGCCGAACTGGCAGACCACATCGTGCAGACGCATCATGCATACCTGCGCGCCGAGTTGCCGCGCCTCGACCAGATCACCGAAAAGGTGTACCGCGTGCATGGCGAACACGAGCCGCGCCTGGCCGAGGTGCGGGGCGCGTTTCGTGCGCTGCGAGATGAACTGACCGAGCACATGATAAAGGAAGAGCGCATTCTCTTCCCGATGATCCGCGAGATGGCCCAAGCGGACGGGCCACAGCCATTCCATTGCGGCTCCATTGCCAACCCGATCAACCAGATGGAGGCGGAGCACGAACACGTCGGCGATGCGCTCGCCACGATGCGCCGCGCCACCGATGACTACCAGCCGCCGGAGTGGGCCTGCAACACCTATCGCGCCATGCTCGACGGCCTGGCCCATCTCGAGCGCGACATGCACCAGCACGTTCACAAGGAGAACAACGTGCTCTTTCCAAAGGCGATACAACTCGAAGCCGAATTGCAGCAGAAGGCGGCCGTCTGA
- a CDS encoding hemerythrin domain-containing protein, whose amino-acid sequence MPVQLGGQTQADFTEPIQLLMDCHRRIEHFLGILQKVVDRFGQGELNDEARRALAAALDYFAHAAPNHTADEEESLFPRLRQTHDSALAPVVEQAAALERDHRHAETIHARIERIGRGWLSNGRLDAADLDRIREDLRLLSGLYAAHIAFEDEQLFPAASMALDQASLAEIGGEMAKRRGL is encoded by the coding sequence ATGCCCGTGCAACTTGGCGGCCAAACGCAGGCGGACTTCACGGAGCCCATCCAACTGCTGATGGACTGCCACCGCCGCATCGAACACTTTCTCGGCATTCTGCAGAAGGTGGTCGATCGGTTCGGTCAAGGCGAACTCAACGACGAAGCGCGGCGGGCCCTCGCCGCCGCGCTCGACTACTTCGCTCATGCCGCGCCGAATCACACGGCTGATGAGGAGGAGTCGCTCTTCCCGCGGCTGCGGCAAACGCACGATTCCGCACTGGCGCCAGTCGTCGAGCAGGCGGCGGCGCTGGAACGCGACCATCGCCATGCCGAGACGATTCATGCGCGCATCGAACGCATCGGGAGAGGATGGCTGTCAAACGGACGGCTCGATGCGGCCGACCTGGATCGGATCCGCGAAGATTTGCGATTGCTGAGCGGCCTATACGCCGCGCACATTGCCTTCGAAGACGAGCAACTCTTTCCCGCAGCTTCAATGGCGCTGGACCAAGCCAGCCTGGCTGAAATCGGCGGTGAAATGGCCAAACGTCGTGGCTTGTGA
- a CDS encoding tellurite resistance/C4-dicarboxylate transporter family protein encodes MSQPIQPHQAHAATPNTAKNNPPAANGLRARIILGARDLHPAYFAMVMATGIVSIACHLLGHSWLAAILFWLNVVFYVSLWAMTGIRLINYPQQLFADLRDHNRSVGFFTMIAGTCVLGTQTLLIARQPGAAKVLWFFGLALWMFLIYAVFTNLTVKREKPELARGINGGWLVAVVGTQAVSLLGSQLSEFFAASRQEILFLSLILWLGGGMLYVWIISLIFYRYAFFVLEPSDLAPPYWINMGAMAISTVAGTVLIDNTPASPLLQNLSPFLMGVTLLFWATATWWIPMLLILGTWRHIYRRFSLRYDPLYWGAVFPLGMYTACTFRISKVMPLDFLDVIPRGFVYVALAAWGLTFFGLLLMLVRTIRPKDPAMAR; translated from the coding sequence ATGAGCCAACCGATCCAGCCGCACCAGGCCCACGCCGCTACGCCGAATACGGCGAAGAACAATCCGCCCGCGGCAAACGGCCTGCGCGCCCGGATCATCCTCGGCGCGCGCGATCTCCACCCAGCATACTTTGCGATGGTAATGGCGACGGGAATCGTATCCATCGCCTGCCACCTGCTTGGCCACAGTTGGCTCGCCGCCATTCTGTTCTGGCTCAACGTCGTCTTCTATGTCAGTCTTTGGGCCATGACCGGCATTCGACTGATTAACTACCCCCAACAACTCTTCGCCGATTTGCGCGATCACAACCGAAGCGTGGGGTTCTTCACGATGATTGCAGGCACCTGCGTGCTGGGCACGCAAACCCTGCTCATCGCACGACAGCCAGGCGCAGCCAAGGTCCTCTGGTTTTTTGGGCTGGCGCTGTGGATGTTTCTGATCTATGCGGTGTTCACCAACCTGACGGTCAAACGGGAAAAGCCGGAACTGGCGCGCGGCATCAACGGCGGCTGGCTCGTCGCCGTCGTGGGAACGCAGGCCGTGTCCCTGCTCGGGAGTCAACTGTCGGAATTTTTTGCAGCGTCACGCCAGGAGATTCTGTTCCTGTCACTGATTCTGTGGCTTGGCGGCGGGATGCTTTATGTCTGGATCATCTCGCTGATCTTTTACCGCTACGCTTTCTTCGTCCTCGAACCCTCGGATCTGGCGCCGCCGTATTGGATCAACATGGGCGCGATGGCCATCTCGACCGTGGCCGGGACGGTGCTCATCGACAATACCCCCGCCTCTCCCCTGCTCCAGAATCTCTCGCCCTTTCTCATGGGCGTGACACTGCTGTTCTGGGCGACGGCCACGTGGTGGATTCCAATGCTCCTGATCCTCGGCACCTGGCGTCACATTTACCGGCGCTTCTCGCTTCGCTATGACCCGCTCTACTGGGGCGCGGTCTTTCCGCTGGGCATGTACACCGCCTGTACCTTTCGCATCAGCAAAGTCATGCCGCTGGATTTCCTCGACGTCATTCCCCGCGGGTTTGTTTACGTCGCACTGGCGGCCTGGGGACTGACGTTCTTCGGGCTGCTGCTCATGCTCGTAAGAACAATCCGACCAAAGGACCCGGCGATGGCGCGCTAG
- a CDS encoding Rieske 2Fe-2S domain-containing protein yields MTRPDLNQIVRTPDGRPEVEQPKWRRDFPIDLPQDEYVARRDFTKFMVLTSLAFAVGQVWIGIENWRRRRRGQPPIAEIAKVSDVPIGSTITFAYPQPHDACLLVRTGELTWLAYAQECTHLACAVIPEVDKGQFRCPCHHGYFDLTTGRPIAGPPRRPLPRITLDVRNGAVYATGVEERTA; encoded by the coding sequence ATGACCCGACCTGATCTCAATCAAATCGTTAGAACTCCGGACGGGCGACCCGAGGTCGAACAACCCAAGTGGCGTCGCGACTTTCCGATCGATCTCCCGCAGGACGAGTACGTTGCGCGGCGCGATTTCACCAAGTTCATGGTTCTCACCAGTCTCGCCTTCGCCGTCGGCCAAGTCTGGATCGGAATCGAAAACTGGCGGCGCCGACGGCGCGGCCAGCCGCCAATCGCGGAGATCGCCAAGGTGAGTGACGTACCGATCGGTTCGACGATCACTTTCGCGTATCCTCAGCCGCATGACGCCTGCCTGCTCGTTCGCACCGGCGAACTGACCTGGCTGGCCTACGCCCAGGAGTGCACGCATCTCGCGTGCGCGGTCATTCCGGAAGTCGACAAAGGCCAGTTTCGTTGTCCTTGCCACCATGGCTACTTTGATCTCACCACGGGCCGGCCCATCGCCGGGCCGCCGCGCCGGCCTCTGCCTCGCATCACGCTCGATGTGCGAAATGGCGCGGTCTATGCCACCGGCGTGGAGGAGCGCACCGCATGA
- a CDS encoding 4Fe-4S binding protein yields the protein MPVPEHLEFFIDPSRCIGCESCVQACSECDTHRGHSMIHLEYVERSRTTQTTPVICMHCDSPTCAEVCPADAIKRTEDGVVQSARKPRCIACSNCVLACPFGVPKMKSDLELMMKCDMCYDRSSVGKKPMCASVCPSQALFFGTREEIERLRKRSAAVNRFRFGNQTVTTKVNMMVPRDARPEYIDVAAAMEEDSLGGDIMLNVLST from the coding sequence ATGCCCGTTCCGGAACACCTTGAGTTCTTTATTGACCCCAGTCGTTGCATCGGATGCGAATCGTGCGTGCAGGCGTGCAGCGAGTGCGACACGCATCGCGGCCATTCGATGATCCATCTCGAATACGTCGAACGCTCGCGAACCACGCAGACGACGCCAGTGATCTGCATGCACTGCGACTCTCCGACCTGCGCGGAAGTCTGCCCGGCAGACGCCATCAAGCGCACCGAGGACGGCGTGGTGCAGAGCGCCCGCAAGCCGCGCTGCATCGCGTGCAGCAACTGTGTACTGGCATGCCCCTTCGGCGTGCCAAAGATGAAATCCGATCTCGAATTGATGATGAAGTGCGATATGTGCTACGACCGTAGTTCAGTGGGCAAGAAGCCGATGTGCGCGTCGGTGTGCCCCAGTCAGGCGCTGTTCTTTGGCACGCGCGAGGAGATCGAGCGCTTGCGCAAGCGATCGGCGGCGGTCAACCGCTTTCGCTTCGGCAACCAAACGGTGACCACGAAGGTGAACATGATGGTGCCGCGCGACGCCCGCCCCGAATACATCGATGTGGCCGCAGCGATGGAGGAGGATTCGCTCGGCGGGGACATCATGCTCAACGTGTTGTCGACTTAG